In Actinomycetota bacterium, the following are encoded in one genomic region:
- a CDS encoding 4-hydroxy-3-methylbut-2-enyl diphosphate reductase: TDLRVINTICSATAKRQEAAHELAARVDVMLVVGGHNSGNTTRLAEICRAVNPRVHHVETAEELDPAWFDGAVVVGVTAGASTPDEQMQGVIRAVEALA, encoded by the coding sequence CACCGACCTACGCGTCATCAACACGATCTGCTCGGCGACCGCGAAGAGGCAGGAGGCCGCGCACGAGCTCGCCGCGCGCGTCGACGTGATGCTCGTGGTCGGCGGGCACAACTCGGGCAACACGACGCGGCTGGCCGAGATCTGCCGCGCGGTCAACCCGCGCGTGCACCACGTGGAGACCGCCGAGGAGCTCGACCCTGCGTGGTTCGACGGCGCCGTGGTGGTCGGCGTGACGGCCGGGGCGTCCACGCCCGACGAGCAGATGCAGGGCGTCATCCGCGCCGTGGAGGCGTTGGCGTGA